The Anastrepha ludens isolate Willacy chromosome 2, idAnaLude1.1, whole genome shotgun sequence genome contains a region encoding:
- the LOC128855780 gene encoding facilitated trehalose transporter Tret1-like isoform X2, with protein sequence MEPVKTIRIFMAAFAANLSAFAVGTCLGWTSPVGPKLKAVNPTDSPLDHPITTEDDAWISSILALGALVAPFIAGPLADKIGRKWVLLSSSIFFVVAYVFMMLASEVWMLLVGRLIQGFGVGFVMTVQPMYVGEIATDAVRGATGSLMQLFIVSGILYVYAVGAYVSYMTLQWCCIVIPIIFDVIFYFMPESPYYYAGKGQKSDALNALQFLRGQSPDIVQDEMAIIQGEVEESMANKGSVMDIVKNPGTRKALIISAGLIMFQQLSGINVVLFNSQSIFESADTGLDSAIASIIVGGVQVGSSALTPIIADRLGRKVILLISAFGMCVGLAALGAFFYVQQVVGDASNVTWLPVPALVLFNIVYCIGFGPLPWAVLGEMFPANVKSIASSIVASTCWILGFVVTRWYPALDALGSYYAFWLFAIFCIVAFFFTLFVVMETKGLSLQEIQDRLNGKKPN encoded by the exons ATGGAGCCGGTCAAGACTATAAGAATTTTCATGGCTGCTTTTGCGG CTAATTTATCAGCCTTTGCGGTGGGCACTTGCCTTGGTTGGACGTCACCAGTGGGGCCCAAGTTGAAAGCTGTAAATCCTACAGATTCGCCACTCGATCATCCCATCACCACCGAGGACGATGCATGGATTTCATCCATTTTGGCATTGGGCGCCTTAGTAg CACCCTTCATTGCTGGTCCACTTGCCGATAAAATTGGACGCAAATGGGTACTTCTTTCGAGTTCGATCTTCTTCGTTGTCGCCTATGTTTTTATGATGCTCGCTAGCGAAGTGTGGATGTTGCTGGTCGGTCGTCTCATACAGGGCTTTGGCGTTGGTTTTGTCATGACTGTGCAGCCAATGTATGTTGGTGAGATTGCGACAGATGCGGTACGCGGCGCCACCGGCTCACTCATGCAGCTGTTCATTGTGT CTGGCATTCTATATGTTTACGCCGTCGGTGCTTATGTCTCGTATATGACTTTGCAATGGTGCTGTATAGTTATACCGATTATCTTCGACGTCATCTTCTACTTCATGCCTGAGAGTCCTTACTATTATGCCGGCAAAGGCCAGAAATCGGATGCTTTAAATGCACTGCAATTCTTGCGTGGTCAAAGCCCTGATATTGTACAAGACGAAATGGCTATTATACAGGGAGAAGTAGAGGAGTCCATGGCCAATAAGGGTTCCGTTATGGATATTGTTAAAAATCCGGGCACACGCAAAGCTCTGATCATCTCTGCCGGTCTAATCATGTTCCAACAACTGTCGGGTATCAACGTTGTGCTCTTCAACAGTCAATCTATCTTCGAAAGCGCCGACACCGGTTTGGATTCAGCCATTGCCAGCATCATTGTTGGTGGCGTGCAAGTTGGTTCATCCGCTTTGACGCCTATTATTGCCGATCGTTTGGGCCGCAAAGTCATCTTACTAATTTCGGCCTTTGGTATGTGTGTCGGCTTGGCAGCATTGGGTGCCTTCTTCTATGTACAACAAGTTGTGGGTGATGCAAGCAATGTCACCTGGTTGCCAGTACCCGCTTTGGTGCTCTTCAATATTGTCTACTGCATCGGATTCGGTCCACTACCATGGGCGGTGTTGGGTGAAATGTTCCCAGCGAATGTTAAGTCAATCGCCTCCTCGATTGTGGCATCCACCTGCTGGATTCTTGGATTCGTAGTAACACGTTGGTATCCAGCGCTGGACGCTTTGGGTTCATACTACGCTTTTTGGTTGTTTGCCATTTTCTGCATTGTGGCCTTCTTCTTCACTCTTTTCGTGGTGATGGAAACCAAGGGGCTGAGTCTTCAGGAAATTCAAGACAGACTAAATGGAAAGAAGCCAAACTAA
- the LOC128855780 gene encoding facilitated trehalose transporter Tret1-like isoform X1, with translation MSSQEPHTQVKYSEVSPFQISDGFSRSTRMEPVKTIRIFMAAFAANLSAFAVGTCLGWTSPVGPKLKAVNPTDSPLDHPITTEDDAWISSILALGALVAPFIAGPLADKIGRKWVLLSSSIFFVVAYVFMMLASEVWMLLVGRLIQGFGVGFVMTVQPMYVGEIATDAVRGATGSLMQLFIVSGILYVYAVGAYVSYMTLQWCCIVIPIIFDVIFYFMPESPYYYAGKGQKSDALNALQFLRGQSPDIVQDEMAIIQGEVEESMANKGSVMDIVKNPGTRKALIISAGLIMFQQLSGINVVLFNSQSIFESADTGLDSAIASIIVGGVQVGSSALTPIIADRLGRKVILLISAFGMCVGLAALGAFFYVQQVVGDASNVTWLPVPALVLFNIVYCIGFGPLPWAVLGEMFPANVKSIASSIVASTCWILGFVVTRWYPALDALGSYYAFWLFAIFCIVAFFFTLFVVMETKGLSLQEIQDRLNGKKPN, from the exons ATGAGTTCACAAGAACCACACACACAAGTCAAATACAGTGAAGTGAGTCCTTTTCAGATAAGCGACGGATTTTCACGCAGTACCAGAATGGAGCCGGTCAAGACTATAAGAATTTTCATGGCTGCTTTTGCGG CTAATTTATCAGCCTTTGCGGTGGGCACTTGCCTTGGTTGGACGTCACCAGTGGGGCCCAAGTTGAAAGCTGTAAATCCTACAGATTCGCCACTCGATCATCCCATCACCACCGAGGACGATGCATGGATTTCATCCATTTTGGCATTGGGCGCCTTAGTAg CACCCTTCATTGCTGGTCCACTTGCCGATAAAATTGGACGCAAATGGGTACTTCTTTCGAGTTCGATCTTCTTCGTTGTCGCCTATGTTTTTATGATGCTCGCTAGCGAAGTGTGGATGTTGCTGGTCGGTCGTCTCATACAGGGCTTTGGCGTTGGTTTTGTCATGACTGTGCAGCCAATGTATGTTGGTGAGATTGCGACAGATGCGGTACGCGGCGCCACCGGCTCACTCATGCAGCTGTTCATTGTGT CTGGCATTCTATATGTTTACGCCGTCGGTGCTTATGTCTCGTATATGACTTTGCAATGGTGCTGTATAGTTATACCGATTATCTTCGACGTCATCTTCTACTTCATGCCTGAGAGTCCTTACTATTATGCCGGCAAAGGCCAGAAATCGGATGCTTTAAATGCACTGCAATTCTTGCGTGGTCAAAGCCCTGATATTGTACAAGACGAAATGGCTATTATACAGGGAGAAGTAGAGGAGTCCATGGCCAATAAGGGTTCCGTTATGGATATTGTTAAAAATCCGGGCACACGCAAAGCTCTGATCATCTCTGCCGGTCTAATCATGTTCCAACAACTGTCGGGTATCAACGTTGTGCTCTTCAACAGTCAATCTATCTTCGAAAGCGCCGACACCGGTTTGGATTCAGCCATTGCCAGCATCATTGTTGGTGGCGTGCAAGTTGGTTCATCCGCTTTGACGCCTATTATTGCCGATCGTTTGGGCCGCAAAGTCATCTTACTAATTTCGGCCTTTGGTATGTGTGTCGGCTTGGCAGCATTGGGTGCCTTCTTCTATGTACAACAAGTTGTGGGTGATGCAAGCAATGTCACCTGGTTGCCAGTACCCGCTTTGGTGCTCTTCAATATTGTCTACTGCATCGGATTCGGTCCACTACCATGGGCGGTGTTGGGTGAAATGTTCCCAGCGAATGTTAAGTCAATCGCCTCCTCGATTGTGGCATCCACCTGCTGGATTCTTGGATTCGTAGTAACACGTTGGTATCCAGCGCTGGACGCTTTGGGTTCATACTACGCTTTTTGGTTGTTTGCCATTTTCTGCATTGTGGCCTTCTTCTTCACTCTTTTCGTGGTGATGGAAACCAAGGGGCTGAGTCTTCAGGAAATTCAAGACAGACTAAATGGAAAGAAGCCAAACTAA